From Calonectris borealis chromosome 7, bCalBor7.hap1.2, whole genome shotgun sequence, one genomic window encodes:
- the LOC142084203 gene encoding uncharacterized protein LOC142084203 yields the protein MFSWHRSFTLGAPWRRGKKSPPAEDKVVLTHMKILSNEGIQNPGLIPEAPANTACTEESHLPGASLPPDCQGNLNAAAAPADPDYADAPASTDYVATLPDLSAFESKCRLHRFSKFESEDSGVELPSGANSPSTPTGSEKSFVLHSRDSFCDSGVLSTSSSPEIDHLIMRTCQERASKVSHQDPESEKQAEYYSQEADAVQGPTASLEDFSVPQEESPNEHFDQSERQSLEKEPTPETDLPRESTLPTPGPIEEPKTIADNFPENFGSMQDLQIHGHQLKKYPTSDSLDEYMDECCRLSEVNQGNSKALGSGLGYLEHICQLIEKIGQLQEHNLRLQKQVCSLQKEQKMSQIREEYLLQHCSCGAASVFLNSYQDVKTFFAGRSRPHSLLVQTGNPSDLSIIPEIGANTEKLSSCNGSERYPESGNSQPMAGLRKSSNNRNNKENEFREAGSMAEGQAFPSKDPAVRKGLDVSKNISGESHAWGRMRDLMRKTRLRNQNKLGLSSAALKRSCPQLYRPDIMSSELRKTERNSMIVLGQNTKNENIWPF from the exons GTAAGAAGAGCCCACCTGCTGAGGACAAAGTTGTGCTAACACATATGAAGATACTGAGCAATGAAGGAATTCAAAACCCAGGTTTAATCCCAGAGGCTCCAGCTAACACAGCCTGCACAGAAGAGTCCCATCTCCCCGGCGCCAGCCTCCCACCGGACTGCCAGGGAAATCTGAACGCAGCAGCCGCACCGGCGGATCCAGACTATGCAGATGCCCCGGCAAGCACAGACTATGTAGCCACGCTGCCTGACCTCAGCGCCTTCGAGTCCAAGTGCCGACTTCACAGATTCTCCAAATTTGAATCTGAGGACTCGGGGGTTGAATTGCCAAGCGGGGCTAATTCTCCATCAACGCCGACGGGTTCGGAGAAGAgctttgtgcttcacagcagagactcATTTTGTGACTCAGGCGTGCTTAGcacctcttcttctccagaaatTGACCACCTGATAATGAGAACATGTCAAGAGCGTGCCAGCAAAGTCAGCCACCAAGATCCAGAGAGCGAAAAGCAAGCTGAGTACTATAGCCAGGAGGCAGATGCTGTGCAGGGTCCTACAGCTTCCCTCGAAGACTTCAGTGTCCCTCAGGAAGAAAGTCCCAATGAACATTTTGACCAGAGCGAAAGGCAATCTCTGGAAAAGGAACCTACCCCAGAGACGGACCTTCCCAGGGAAAGCACTCTTCCCACTCCAGGTCCTATAGAAGAGCCAAAGACAATTGCTGACAATTTCCCAGAGAACTTTGGCAGCATGCAAGACCTTCAGATCCATGGACATCAGCTGAAGAAGTACCCCACAAGCGACAGTCTGGATGAATACATGGATGAATGCTGTAGACTGAGTGAG GTGAACCAAGGTAACAGCAAAGCCCTGGGATCTGGTCTGGGATACCTGGAACACATTTGCCAACTGATTGAGAAGATTGGGCAGCTGCAGGAGCACAACCTGCGTCTCCAAAAGCAAGTGTGCAGcttgcagaaagagcagaaaatgagCCAGATAAGAGAG GAGTACCTTCTGCAGCATTGCTCCTGTGGAGCTGCCAGCGTCTTCCTCAACTCGTACCAGGATGTGAAGACGTTTTTTGCTGGGAGGAGCAGACCTCACAGCCTCTTGGTTCAGACTGGAAACCCTTCTGATCTTTCCATCATCCCAGAAATAGGAGCGAACACTGAAAAGCTGAGCAGCTGCAATG GAAGTGAGAGATACCCGGAATCAGGAAACAGCCAGCCGATGGCGGGGCTCAGGAAGTCGTCAAACAATAGGAACAACAAGGAGAATGAGTTCAGAGAAGCGGGTAGTATGGCTGAGGGACAGGCTTTTCCATCAAAGGACCCTGCAGTGAGAAAG GGTCTGGATGTCAGCAAGAACATCTCG GGTGAGAGCCATGCTTGGGGGAGAATGAGAGATCTTATGAGGAAGACACGGCTGAGAAACCAGAACAAGCTGGGGCTGTCCTCCGCTGCTCTGAAGAGGTCCTGCCCACAGTTGTACAG GCCAGATATTATGTCTTCAGAGCTGAGGAAAACTGAGAGGAACTCCATGATCGTTCTGGGGCAAAatacaaagaatgaaaacatATGGCCTTTCTGA
- the LOC142084532 gene encoding zona pellucida sperm-binding protein 4-like, with protein sequence MGVAGQSRTAFEAMLFWGFLCPLALVVGVQSSVFSDPTLLACGQESLQLTLPPGWEGNASFVLTTWDTEGKAHALQNDSDCGLLVTGTPDGSRKVSVSYTGCYVFEWDGNYLMLVGLEGTDAAGQKALHEEKLLRCPVDLPALDAPSSSVCSVVLSQDRLPCASLPISQGDCEVRGCCYDPRDRVKPCYFGNTVTAHCTPDGQFSIAVSRDVTLPPVILDSVQLASGHSTGCVPVVKNNAFVVYQFPLSACGTTFQVTGDQAIYENELVASRNVKTGSLGSVTRDSTFRLHVRCSYSITGSFIPLSVQVFTLPPLPAVSQPGPLSLELRVASDGSYTSYYTDSDYPVVKTLRDPVHAEVKILQRTDPDLVLVLHHCWATPSINPQQQLQWPVLVDGCPYAGDNYQTQLVPLGLASGLLFPSHYQRFTLYTFTFVDSASREMLSGLVYLHCSASVCHRSVQESCTTTCPARARGKRSAEHPLQDGASQVSSKGPVIFLQDELRWDTAKDGLGAAVHGAAPWALGFAAVATGAALCMVLVAAALWRRKMPVMHEIDVLQ encoded by the exons TTCTGATCCCACCCTGCTGGCTTGTGGCCAAGAAAGCCTGCAGCTCACCTTACCTCCAGGCTGGGAAGGGAATGCTTCCTTTGTGCTGACTACTTGGG ATACTGAGGGGAAGGCACATGCTCTGCAGAATGACTCTGACTGTGGGCTCTTGGTAACTGGGACTCCAGATGGCTCCAGGAAAGTGTCAGTCTCCTATACTGGCTGTTATGTCTTTGAATGG GATGGCAATTACCTCATGCTGGTTGGGCTTGAAGGAACAGATGCTGCTGGACAAAAGGCTCTTCATGAAGAGAAGCTGCTCAGGTGCCCTGTGGATCTTCCTG ccCTGGATGCTCCAAGCAGTAGTGTCTGTTCTGTTGTCCTCAGCCAAGACCGGCTGCCGTGTGCCTCCTTGCCTATCAGCCAGGGAGACTGTGAAGTGCGAGGCTGCTGCTATGACCCTAGGGACAGGGTGAAGCCTTGTTACTTTGGTAACACAG TGACAGCTCATTGCACACCAGATGGCCAGTTTTCCATTGCTGTCTCTCGGGATGTGACCCTGCCACCCGTTATCCTGGACTCTGTGCAACTGGCCAGTGGACACAGTACTGGCTGTGTCCCTGTTGTGAAAAACAATGCCTTTGTTGTGTACCAGTTCCCACTCTCTGCCTGTGGCACCACTTTTCAG GTGACTGGAGACCAGGCCATATATGAGAATGAGTTGGTGGCATCCAGGAATGTGAAGACTGGGAGCCTTGGCTCTGTCACTAGGGATAGCACTTTCAG GTTACATGTCCGCTGTAGTTACTCCATTACTGGGAGCTTCATTCCCTTGAGTGTTCAGGTCTTCACACTGCCACCGCTCCCTGCTGTGTCCCAGCCAGGTCCTCTGTCCTTGGAGCTGCGTGTTGCCTCAG ACGGAAGCTATACTTCCTACTATACTGACAGTGACTATCCTGTTGTGAAGACTTTAAGAGACCCTGTTCATGCAGAAGTCAAGATCCTTCAGAGAACAGACCCAGACCTGGTTTTGGTCCTGCACCACTGCTGGGCCACACCAAGTATCAATCCCCAGCAACAGCTTCAGTGGCCTGTTTTGGTGGATGG GTGCCCTTATGCTGGGGACAACTATCAGACACAGCTGGTGCCTCTGGGCCTTGCCTCAGGACTACTGTTCCCCTCTCATTACCAGCGTTTCACCCTCTACACGTTCACCTTTGTGGACTCTGCTTCCCGAGAGATGCTCTCTGGGCTG GTGTACCTGCACTGCAGTGCTTCTGTGTGCCACCGGTCTGTACAGGAGTCCTGCACCACCACTTGTCCTGCTAGAGCCA GGGGCAAAAGGAGTGCTGAACACCCTCTTCAGGATGGTGCCTCCCAGGTCTCCAGCAAAGGCCCTGTGATTTTCCTCCAGGATGAGCTAAGATGGGACACAGCCAAGGATGGCCTTG GCGCCGCTGTGCATGGTGCAGCCCCCTGGGCTCTGGGGTTTGCTGCTGTGGCAACTGGGGCAGCTCTGTGCATGGTGCTGgtggctgctgcactgtggcGAAGGAAGATGCCTGTAATGCATGAAATCGATGTATTGCAATAA